The following are from one region of the Shinella sp. PSBB067 genome:
- a CDS encoding tape measure protein yields MAEKRVSVRLVAEGGRLVRSEFQGVGEAGEKSFKRIETQADITGKVVRRVMGVLGAAISVQQLVTYTNSWTDLRSRVDLATGSQEKGAAVMERLAAMARRTYSGIEQTTESWLANATALRELGLSTRESLDFTEALNNAMVVSGAKGERAASVQNALSKAMALGKLSGDNLNTVIASGGRVAELLAAELGVNVNQLRELGAEGTITGDVIRRALVGNLERLREEADSMPATIGDAFRLLSNAALQLVGSWDTMAGASSLVAGAIILLADNLEHLAAIGVAFAGFMAGRWVAAFVAARVATFSLSGALALLRGAIIRTGIGALIVGAGELIYWFGQLVKGAGGFGRALELMGNLAGAVWDGIKAVASSFVDDFRSIKASVEQLWLKLMAFLSNKWADFLATIGPTFNSVAETLGTDARIDWFGAQSYASMLDHAVSNAGVMADRYRQRAQDTRAHAFDAVGPAAQALGDAIKGDDSAASLDDAANAAGRVTDALDRSAAAAKKAGKANKKASDEAVTGWDAVVKSLTDYATKARDIGADVGNALVNAFQGAENAIGEFVKTGKLKFGDLVTSLIADLAKLAARRFILGPIANALSGVLGSAGGLFANILHAGGIVGAPGPGRMVPAMAFATAPRMHSGGWAGLRPDEVPAILQRGERVLSRREAAAAARAVSAPTVNVTIVARDVESFRQSRTQVAADIARAVSLGRRGL; encoded by the coding sequence ATGGCCGAAAAGCGCGTCTCCGTCCGGCTCGTCGCCGAGGGCGGCCGACTGGTCAGATCCGAGTTTCAGGGTGTCGGCGAAGCTGGCGAGAAGAGTTTCAAGCGTATCGAGACACAGGCCGACATCACCGGCAAGGTGGTGCGCCGCGTCATGGGCGTGCTTGGCGCGGCAATCAGCGTCCAGCAGCTCGTCACCTATACCAACAGCTGGACCGACCTGCGCTCACGGGTCGATCTCGCCACCGGCAGCCAAGAGAAAGGCGCTGCCGTCATGGAGCGGCTCGCCGCCATGGCGCGGCGGACCTATTCCGGCATCGAGCAGACGACGGAGTCCTGGCTCGCCAATGCCACGGCGCTCAGGGAACTCGGGCTTTCGACCAGGGAGAGCCTGGATTTCACCGAGGCGCTCAACAACGCCATGGTGGTCTCGGGCGCCAAGGGCGAACGGGCGGCGTCGGTGCAGAATGCGTTGTCCAAGGCCATGGCGCTCGGCAAACTCTCCGGCGACAACCTCAACACGGTGATCGCCAGCGGCGGCCGGGTCGCCGAGTTGCTGGCGGCGGAGCTGGGCGTCAATGTCAATCAGCTGCGTGAGTTGGGAGCGGAAGGCACAATCACCGGTGACGTCATCCGGCGCGCTCTGGTCGGCAATCTCGAACGCCTGCGCGAGGAAGCCGACTCGATGCCGGCCACCATCGGCGATGCCTTCAGGCTGTTGTCCAATGCCGCCCTGCAGCTGGTCGGCTCCTGGGACACCATGGCGGGTGCCTCGTCCCTGGTGGCAGGCGCGATCATCCTGCTCGCCGACAATCTCGAACACCTGGCCGCCATCGGTGTCGCCTTCGCCGGCTTCATGGCAGGGCGCTGGGTTGCAGCCTTTGTTGCGGCGCGGGTTGCCACCTTCAGCCTGTCGGGCGCGCTGGCGCTGCTGCGCGGCGCCATCATCCGCACCGGCATCGGCGCGCTGATCGTCGGTGCGGGCGAGCTGATCTACTGGTTCGGCCAGCTGGTGAAGGGGGCCGGCGGTTTCGGGCGCGCGCTCGAGCTGATGGGCAATCTGGCCGGCGCCGTCTGGGACGGTATCAAGGCGGTCGCCTCGTCCTTCGTCGACGATTTCCGCTCGATCAAGGCCAGTGTCGAACAGCTCTGGCTCAAGCTGATGGCGTTCCTGTCCAACAAATGGGCCGACTTTCTCGCCACGATCGGCCCGACCTTCAACAGTGTAGCCGAAACACTCGGCACGGATGCCCGGATCGACTGGTTCGGGGCACAGTCCTACGCTTCGATGCTCGACCATGCCGTCAGCAATGCCGGTGTCATGGCGGATCGCTATCGTCAGCGTGCACAGGATACACGCGCCCATGCCTTCGATGCCGTCGGTCCCGCCGCGCAGGCGCTTGGCGATGCCATCAAGGGCGATGACAGCGCCGCATCGCTCGACGATGCCGCCAATGCGGCCGGCCGTGTGACCGATGCGCTCGACCGTTCGGCGGCGGCTGCAAAGAAGGCCGGCAAGGCCAACAAGAAGGCGTCGGATGAGGCTGTCACCGGCTGGGATGCGGTGGTCAAAAGCCTCACCGACTATGCAACCAAAGCCCGCGACATTGGTGCCGATGTCGGCAATGCACTGGTCAATGCGTTTCAGGGGGCGGAAAATGCGATTGGCGAATTCGTCAAGACCGGCAAGCTGAAGTTCGGTGATCTGGTCACATCGCTCATTGCCGACCTCGCCAAGCTCGCCGCCCGGCGCTTCATCCTCGGTCCCATCGCCAATGCGCTCTCCGGCGTTCTCGGCAGCGCGGGCGGGCTGTTCGCCAACATCCTCCATGCTGGTGGGATTGTCGGGGCGCCCGGTCCCGGTCGCATGGTGCCGGCCATGGCCTTCGCCACAGCGCCCCGCATGCATTCGGGCGGCTGGGCGGGTCTCAGGCCCGACGAAGTGCCGGCCATCCTGCAACGCGGTGAGCGGGTGCTGTCCCGTCGTGAGGCAGCAGCGGCGGCGCGGGCCGTATCCGCTCCGACCGTCAACGTCACCATCGTCGCCCGCGATGTCGAGAGCTTCCGGCAATCGCGCACGCAGGTCGCCGCCGACATAGCGCGTGCGGTGTCGCTCGGTCGGCGCGGTCTCTGA
- a CDS encoding phage tail tube protein, giving the protein MARAQGARARMALAFETTYGTPPGSGYTRMPFASTTLGSEQPLLNSELLGYGRDPLAPVKDAVTADGDVVVPIDAAAFGFWLKAAFGEPTTTGTAPGPFTHTFQSGSWTLPSMAIETGMPEVPRYAMYSGVVLDQLTWQMQRSGLLTATARLVAQGETVATSSGSGTPAELDLIRFGHFNGAIKRNGTALGNVISTEITYANNLDRIETIRADGMIDGADPSIAALTGRTEVRFADSTLVTQAINGTPCELEFSYTLISGESLTFTAHAVYLPRPRIEISGPQGVQASFDWQAARDATLGRMCTAVLVNDVEDY; this is encoded by the coding sequence ATGGCACGAGCCCAGGGGGCGCGGGCGCGGATGGCGCTCGCCTTCGAGACGACCTATGGCACACCGCCCGGCAGCGGCTACACGAGGATGCCGTTTGCCAGCACGACTCTCGGGTCCGAGCAGCCGCTGCTCAATTCCGAGCTCTTGGGCTACGGCCGTGATCCGCTGGCGCCGGTCAAGGACGCGGTGACGGCCGATGGCGACGTGGTCGTGCCGATCGACGCTGCCGCCTTCGGCTTCTGGCTGAAGGCCGCTTTTGGCGAACCAACCACGACGGGAACAGCGCCGGGACCGTTCACGCATACCTTCCAGTCCGGCAGCTGGACGCTACCCAGCATGGCGATCGAGACCGGCATGCCCGAGGTGCCGCGCTACGCCATGTATTCCGGCGTAGTGCTGGATCAACTGACCTGGCAGATGCAGCGCTCGGGCTTGCTGACCGCGACAGCGCGGCTGGTGGCGCAAGGCGAGACGGTAGCCACGAGTAGCGGCTCGGGAACACCGGCGGAATTGGACCTCATCCGCTTCGGTCACTTCAACGGTGCGATCAAACGCAACGGCACGGCGCTCGGCAACGTGATCTCGACTGAGATCACCTATGCCAACAACCTCGACCGGATCGAGACCATCCGCGCCGACGGCATGATCGACGGCGCCGATCCCTCCATCGCCGCGCTCACCGGCCGCACCGAGGTGCGCTTTGCTGACAGCACATTGGTGACGCAGGCCATCAACGGCACGCCGTGCGAACTGGAATTCTCCTACACGCTCATCTCCGGCGAGAGCCTGACCTTCACGGCGCATGCCGTTTATCTGCCGCGGCCGCGGATCGAGATTTCCGGACCGCAGGGCGTGCAGGCCTCGTTCGACTGGCAGGCCGCGCGCGACGCCACGCTCGGGCGCATGTGCACCGCCGTTCTCGTCAATGATGTGGAGGACTACTGA
- a CDS encoding type II toxin-antitoxin system RelE/ParE family toxin, with protein sequence MPKSWRLTRQAEASLVEIARWTLETFGPRQATAYEEDLIARCEEIAARVAMSQDCRRIIDTELPEDLRFARCGQHFVIFVEDAQQVIIIDFLHARSDLPRRLEAITKSKPDRDH encoded by the coding sequence ATGCCCAAATCATGGCGCCTGACACGACAGGCCGAAGCATCCCTCGTCGAGATTGCCCGCTGGACCCTTGAGACCTTCGGCCCTCGGCAGGCGACGGCCTATGAGGAGGACCTGATCGCCCGCTGTGAGGAGATCGCAGCCCGTGTGGCCATGTCGCAAGACTGCCGCCGGATCATCGACACGGAGCTTCCCGAGGATCTACGCTTCGCACGCTGCGGCCAGCATTTCGTCATCTTTGTCGAGGACGCCCAGCAGGTGATCATCATCGATTTTCTGCACGCCCGCTCGGACCTGCCGCGGCGGCTCGAAGCCATCACGAAATCGAAACCCGACAGGGACCACTGA
- a CDS encoding type II toxin-antitoxin system ParD family antitoxin, which yields MATRNVVLTDTQSALVDRLVASGRYQNASEALRAGLRLLEREETELDNLRARLTTGLEQARRGDLAEGSGEDAIRRAFAAARS from the coding sequence ATGGCCACCCGCAACGTCGTTTTGACCGATACCCAGTCCGCACTGGTCGACCGGCTGGTGGCGTCGGGGCGTTACCAGAACGCCTCGGAAGCCCTGCGTGCGGGACTGCGCCTGCTTGAGCGCGAGGAGACCGAGCTTGACAATCTTCGCGCTCGCTTGACGACCGGACTGGAACAGGCCCGGCGTGGCGATCTGGCCGAGGGGAGCGGTGAGGATGCGATCCGTCGCGCCTTTGCTGCGGCCCGTTCGTAA
- a CDS encoding DUF6441 family protein, with amino-acid sequence MKFGISIVSDIAKIMDAETRAGEKAVSAAMREAGTSLKTAWRAQITGAGLGSRLARTIRSAQYPKGRPSLNAAALVWSKAPVIVGAHDTGPLIRSKAGFWLAIPMPAAGKSLRGGRITPGEWERRTGMRLRFVYRRAGPSLLVADNVRVSKKGRVRENITRHKDGRVSSRLQGRATAVIFLLVPQVKLPKRLDLARDARAVGNALPGLIVANWDENSS; translated from the coding sequence ATGAAGTTCGGCATCAGCATCGTCAGTGATATCGCCAAGATCATGGACGCTGAAACCCGCGCTGGCGAAAAGGCAGTCTCGGCGGCAATGCGCGAAGCCGGGACCAGTCTCAAGACCGCCTGGCGAGCGCAGATCACCGGCGCCGGGCTTGGGAGTCGGCTTGCCCGAACCATTCGTTCAGCCCAATATCCAAAGGGCCGGCCGAGCCTCAACGCCGCGGCGCTGGTCTGGTCGAAGGCGCCGGTGATCGTCGGCGCGCACGATACCGGCCCGCTGATCCGTTCGAAGGCCGGTTTTTGGCTGGCGATCCCGATGCCGGCGGCGGGCAAATCACTTCGCGGCGGCCGCATCACGCCCGGTGAATGGGAGCGTCGCACCGGCATGCGCCTGCGCTTCGTCTATCGCAGGGCGGGGCCGAGCCTGCTGGTTGCGGACAATGTTCGTGTCAGCAAGAAAGGTCGTGTTCGCGAAAACATCACCCGGCACAAGGACGGTCGCGTCTCAAGCCGGCTGCAAGGCCGGGCGACGGCCGTGATCTTCCTGCTGGTGCCGCAGGTGAAACTGCCCAAACGCCTCGATCTGGCGCGCGATGCTCGGGCGGTCGGGAATGCTCTGCCGGGGTTGATCGTGGCGAACTGGGACGAGAACTCATCCTGA
- a CDS encoding DUF2190 family protein yields the protein MKNYVQPGNTITLTAPSAVASGDGLLVGSIFGIASTDAASGESVETALVGVFDLKKTASQAWSAGDKVYWDNTAKEATKTATSNTLIGVAVTAVAGGAGDTIGRVRLNGAF from the coding sequence ATGAAAAACTACGTCCAGCCCGGCAATACCATCACCCTGACCGCCCCCTCTGCCGTCGCTTCCGGCGACGGTCTGCTGGTCGGCTCCATTTTCGGCATCGCCTCCACCGATGCAGCCAGCGGCGAAAGCGTCGAGACCGCGCTCGTCGGCGTGTTCGACCTGAAGAAGACCGCCAGCCAGGCATGGTCCGCCGGTGACAAGGTCTATTGGGACAATACCGCCAAGGAAGCGACCAAGACCGCGACCTCCAACACGCTGATCGGTGTCGCCGTTACGGCGGTTGCCGGTGGCGCTGGCGACACCATTGGCCGGGTACGGTTGAACGGCGCGTTCTGA
- a CDS encoding prohead protease/major capsid protein fusion protein has protein sequence MPDTIVSAPASLPMQTRREPIAPSSVNPETRSVDVVFTTGAPVRRRRWTGWDTSVPFDEILEVSERAVDLSRLNAGAPALDSHSVWSSFSQVGVVERAWIEGKEGKATIRFPREGLDQAADRMFGLISDGIIRNVSVGYSIDRAKVVEAEKKGDVEKRIVERWTPLEVSFVTVPADPRAQVRAADQTSYPIEIIATRSNKEAFMPESTTVAAGDDPAIIQTRNQPVPAATPAKPDAAEVRDQSKTPAKADMPDTEAVATRAREAERDRVSTIYDLANRLNLERSFAEDLVKRGVSVDESRRLILDQVAAKSDETRTFPHVSVPLGGHDERVTRRDAVANALLHRYSPTLFPLEDAARQYRGMTLLELARESLGNAGVNTRGLSRDEVATRALHSTSDFPEILSAVTNKTLRQAYEAYPRTFALFCRQVLATDFKSMHRVQLGEAPQLLEVGESGEFKRGTLGESKESYKVKTYGRVVAITRQVLINDDLDAFTRIPAMYGNSIAQLESDVVWGIITSNPAMADGTALFHANHKNLSGTGAALDVTSVGAARAAMAKQTGLDKKTVLNIRPAFLIVPASLELKAEQLVAQNLIPAASANVVPQSIRTLSPISEPRLDTASETAWYLAASPNQIDTIEYAYLEGQQGAYIETRNGFDVDGVEIKCRLDFGAKAIDWRGLYKNPGA, from the coding sequence ATGCCCGACACGATCGTTTCCGCGCCGGCATCGCTGCCGATGCAGACGCGGCGAGAACCCATTGCGCCATCGTCCGTCAATCCCGAGACACGCTCCGTCGATGTCGTCTTCACCACCGGCGCTCCGGTACGTCGCCGGCGCTGGACCGGCTGGGACACGTCTGTGCCCTTCGACGAGATCCTCGAGGTCAGCGAGCGCGCCGTTGACTTGTCACGCCTCAATGCCGGGGCGCCGGCGCTCGACAGCCATTCGGTCTGGTCGTCCTTCTCGCAGGTCGGCGTCGTTGAACGCGCCTGGATCGAGGGCAAGGAAGGCAAGGCCACGATCCGTTTCCCGCGCGAAGGGCTGGATCAGGCCGCCGACCGCATGTTCGGCCTGATCAGCGACGGCATCATCCGCAATGTCTCGGTCGGCTATTCGATCGACCGCGCCAAGGTCGTCGAGGCCGAGAAGAAGGGCGATGTCGAAAAGCGCATCGTCGAACGCTGGACGCCGCTCGAGGTCAGCTTCGTCACCGTTCCCGCCGATCCGCGTGCGCAGGTGCGTGCCGCCGACCAGACCAGCTACCCGATCGAAATCATCGCAACCCGCTCGAACAAGGAGGCCTTTATGCCTGAGAGCACGACTGTCGCAGCGGGAGATGACCCCGCCATCATCCAAACCCGCAACCAGCCCGTTCCGGCTGCGACACCGGCCAAACCCGATGCGGCCGAGGTCCGTGACCAGTCGAAGACGCCGGCAAAGGCCGATATGCCGGACACCGAGGCCGTCGCCACGCGCGCTCGCGAGGCCGAGCGTGACCGGGTCTCGACCATCTATGATCTGGCCAACCGCCTGAACCTCGAGCGCAGCTTCGCCGAGGATCTGGTCAAGCGCGGCGTCAGCGTCGACGAGTCCCGCCGCCTGATTCTCGACCAGGTCGCCGCCAAATCCGACGAGACCCGAACCTTCCCACATGTCTCCGTACCCCTCGGCGGCCACGACGAACGCGTGACCCGCCGCGACGCCGTGGCGAATGCGCTGCTGCACCGCTACAGCCCGACGCTGTTCCCGCTGGAGGACGCCGCCCGGCAGTATCGCGGCATGACCCTGCTGGAACTCGCCCGCGAAAGCCTCGGCAATGCCGGGGTCAATACGCGGGGCCTGTCGCGCGACGAGGTGGCGACGCGCGCCCTGCATTCGACCTCAGACTTCCCCGAGATCCTGTCGGCCGTCACCAACAAGACGCTCCGGCAGGCCTACGAGGCCTATCCGCGGACCTTCGCGCTCTTCTGCCGCCAGGTGCTCGCCACCGACTTCAAGTCCATGCACCGGGTGCAACTCGGCGAGGCGCCGCAGCTGCTGGAGGTTGGCGAGAGCGGCGAGTTCAAGCGCGGCACGCTCGGCGAGAGCAAGGAGAGCTACAAGGTCAAGACCTATGGCCGGGTCGTCGCCATCACCCGCCAGGTGCTGATCAATGACGATCTCGACGCCTTCACCCGCATCCCGGCGATGTACGGGAACTCCATCGCACAACTGGAGTCGGACGTGGTCTGGGGCATCATCACGTCGAACCCGGCCATGGCCGACGGCACGGCACTGTTCCACGCCAATCACAAGAACCTTTCTGGCACGGGTGCGGCGCTGGACGTCACCAGCGTCGGAGCGGCCCGCGCGGCGATGGCGAAACAGACCGGGCTCGACAAGAAGACGGTGCTCAACATCCGCCCCGCCTTCCTGATCGTTCCTGCCTCGCTAGAGCTGAAGGCCGAGCAACTGGTCGCCCAGAACCTGATCCCCGCTGCAAGCGCGAACGTGGTGCCGCAGTCGATCCGCACGCTCAGTCCCATCAGCGAGCCCCGGCTCGACACCGCCAGCGAAACCGCCTGGTATCTGGCGGCCAGCCCGAACCAGATCGACACCATCGAATACGCCTATCTCGAGGGCCAGCAAGGCGCCTATATCGAGACCCGCAACGGCTTCGACGTCGACGGCGTCGAGATCAAGTGCCGCCTCGACTTCGGCGCCAAGGCCATCGACTGGCGCGGTCTCTACAAGAACCCCGGTGCGTGA
- a CDS encoding phage portal protein produces the protein MSATWFDHAIATVAPRMAARRVMARQAFETLTRGYDGAARGRRTEGWRAPGSSADTEIGVAGALLRDRMRDLVRNNPHAAKAVAVLVNNIIGAGIMPRAASGDDKLDRKVDALFERWTADCDADGQLDFYGLQTLICREMVEAGEVLVRRRLRRASDGLPVPLQLQVLEADFLDATKSGALGAGRLVQGIEFDPVGKRRAYWLHAEHPGDAYGALQNGLQSRPVPATEIAHVYEKQRTQARGVPWGAPVIRSLRDLDDYEVAELVRKKTEACVTAIVFGDDEAQQGIAPSVVDADGNRVEQFEPGLIAYARGGKDIHFNQPAATGGYGEYKRASLHTISAGFRVPYELLTGDLSQVNYSSIRAGLVEFRRMIDAVQWQLFIPMFCAPIWRWFTEGAWAAGLIPIPQVPVEWSPPKFDAVDPYKDAMADLLAIRSGTMTLAQAISRQGYSPDAVLAEIAATNARLDELGLVLDSDPRRVTKTGSAQTVDPAASPSETEKE, from the coding sequence ATGTCGGCGACCTGGTTCGATCACGCCATCGCCACGGTGGCGCCGCGCATGGCGGCCCGCCGCGTGATGGCGCGTCAGGCCTTCGAGACGCTGACGCGGGGCTATGACGGCGCCGCGCGCGGGCGGCGGACGGAAGGGTGGCGCGCGCCGGGATCCTCGGCCGACACCGAGATCGGTGTTGCCGGAGCGCTGCTGCGCGACCGGATGCGGGATCTGGTGCGCAACAACCCGCATGCGGCCAAGGCCGTGGCGGTGTTGGTCAACAACATCATCGGCGCAGGGATCATGCCGCGCGCCGCCAGTGGCGACGACAAGCTGGATCGGAAGGTCGATGCCCTCTTCGAGCGCTGGACGGCGGACTGCGATGCCGACGGCCAACTCGACTTCTACGGTCTGCAGACGCTGATCTGCCGCGAGATGGTCGAAGCGGGCGAGGTTCTGGTCCGCCGCCGCCTGCGGCGCGCGAGCGACGGTTTGCCGGTGCCGCTGCAATTGCAGGTTCTGGAGGCCGATTTCCTCGACGCCACCAAATCCGGCGCCCTCGGCGCAGGGCGGCTGGTCCAGGGGATCGAGTTTGACCCGGTCGGCAAGCGCCGCGCCTACTGGCTGCATGCCGAACACCCCGGCGACGCCTATGGCGCCTTGCAGAACGGGTTGCAGAGCCGCCCCGTCCCGGCGACCGAGATCGCCCATGTCTACGAGAAGCAGCGCACGCAGGCGCGCGGCGTTCCCTGGGGCGCGCCGGTGATCCGCAGCTTGCGCGATCTGGACGATTACGAGGTGGCCGAACTGGTCCGCAAGAAGACCGAGGCTTGCGTCACCGCCATCGTCTTCGGCGACGACGAGGCGCAGCAGGGCATCGCGCCGTCGGTAGTCGATGCCGATGGTAACCGGGTCGAGCAGTTCGAGCCGGGGCTCATCGCCTATGCCCGGGGCGGCAAGGACATCCATTTCAACCAGCCCGCCGCCACCGGCGGCTATGGCGAATACAAGCGCGCCAGCCTGCACACGATCTCGGCCGGGTTCCGCGTGCCCTACGAACTGCTGACCGGGGACCTCAGCCAGGTCAACTACTCCTCGATCCGCGCCGGGCTCGTCGAGTTCCGCCGCATGATCGATGCGGTCCAGTGGCAGCTCTTCATCCCGATGTTCTGCGCGCCGATCTGGCGCTGGTTCACGGAAGGAGCATGGGCGGCAGGTCTGATCCCCATTCCGCAAGTGCCAGTCGAATGGTCGCCGCCCAAGTTCGACGCCGTCGATCCCTACAAGGACGCGATGGCCGATCTGCTGGCGATCCGTTCAGGCACCATGACGCTGGCGCAGGCCATCTCGCGGCAGGGCTACAGCCCCGATGCGGTCCTCGCGGAAATCGCTGCCACCAACGCCAGGCTCGACGAATTGGGCCTCGTCCTCGACAGCGACCCGCGCCGGGTCACCAAGACCGGCAGCGCACAAACCGTCGATCCGGCTGCTTCGCCATCTGAAACAGAGAAGGAATAG
- a CDS encoding phage head-tail joining protein has protein sequence MTDWTETELSALRRAYASGTTRVSYDGKSVDYGSAEDLLARIRTIERAIAGTTRPLPVAGLAGFSRGDR, from the coding sequence ATGACCGACTGGACGGAAACCGAGCTCTCGGCGCTGCGCCGCGCCTACGCCAGCGGCACGACCCGGGTCAGCTATGACGGCAAGTCGGTGGACTACGGCTCGGCCGAGGATCTGCTCGCCCGCATCCGGACCATCGAGCGCGCCATCGCGGGGACCACGCGGCCGCTGCCGGTGGCCGGGCTTGCGGGCTTCTCGCGCGGGGATCGGTGA
- a CDS encoding phage terminase large subunit family protein translates to MYAPTSTNSPRSAPTSDDGDHGDSGLTEFEGAADILRAWSAGLTPDPDLTVSQWADRHRRLSSRASAEPGRYRTQRTPYMREIMDRLSPGDATQRVVFMKAAQVGATEAGNNWIGFVIHQAPGPMLAVQPTVELAKRNSRQRIDPLIEESPELREKVKPARSRDAGNTMLSKEFAGGILIMTGANSAVGLRSTPARYIFLDEVDAYPASADEEGDPVTLAEARSLTFAHRRKVLLVSTPTIRGLSRIEREYEASDQRRFFVPCPHCGAMQWLKFERLRWQKGKPETAEYICEGCDAAIAEHHKTAMLEGGEWRATATAADPTTVGYHLSALYSPVGWMSWMQIARSWEAAQGSDEAIKAFRNTILGETWVETGEAPDWQRLYDRREAWKPGTIPTGGLFLTAGADVQKDRIEVDVWAWGRGLESWLVDHVVIEGGPDRHDAWSELTALLDRSWPHERGAHLRIARLAIDTGYEAPAVYSWARAQGFAQVSPVKGVEGFNRSSPVSGPTFVDATEGGKRLRRGARLWTVAVSTFKAETYRFLRLERPTEEDRASGAQFPPGSVHLPHWVDNEWLKQFVAEQLVTVRTKRGFAKLEWQKLRERNEALDCRVYARAAAWIAGADRWPDEKWRDLEDQLGAAPTDSDPAGQINRPGQAPQGKRRSDWLGRREGWF, encoded by the coding sequence ATGTACGCGCCCACCTCGACGAACTCGCCGAGGTCCGCCCCGACTTCCGATGACGGTGATCATGGTGACAGCGGCCTGACCGAATTCGAAGGCGCGGCGGACATCCTTCGCGCCTGGAGCGCCGGTCTCACCCCCGATCCAGACCTGACCGTTTCGCAATGGGCCGACCGCCATCGCCGGTTGTCGTCGCGCGCCTCGGCAGAGCCGGGACGGTATCGAACGCAGCGCACGCCCTATATGCGCGAGATCATGGACCGGCTGTCGCCGGGCGATGCTACGCAGCGGGTTGTGTTCATGAAGGCGGCGCAGGTCGGCGCAACCGAGGCGGGAAACAACTGGATCGGCTTCGTCATCCATCAGGCGCCCGGCCCGATGCTGGCGGTCCAGCCGACGGTGGAACTGGCCAAGCGCAATTCTCGTCAGCGGATCGACCCGCTGATCGAGGAAAGCCCGGAGCTGCGGGAGAAGGTCAAACCGGCCCGATCCCGCGACGCCGGCAACACGATGCTGTCGAAGGAATTCGCGGGCGGCATCCTGATCATGACCGGCGCGAACTCGGCGGTCGGGCTGCGCTCGACCCCGGCGCGCTACATCTTCCTCGACGAGGTCGATGCCTATCCGGCCTCGGCCGACGAAGAAGGCGATCCGGTCACGCTGGCGGAAGCGCGGTCGCTGACCTTCGCCCATCGGCGCAAGGTTCTGCTGGTTTCGACGCCGACGATCCGAGGCCTGAGCCGGATCGAGCGGGAATACGAGGCATCGGACCAGCGCCGGTTCTTCGTGCCGTGTCCGCATTGCGGGGCGATGCAGTGGCTGAAGTTCGAGCGGCTGCGCTGGCAGAAAGGCAAGCCGGAGACGGCGGAATACATCTGCGAGGGCTGCGATGCGGCAATCGCGGAACACCACAAGACGGCGATGCTGGAAGGTGGCGAATGGCGGGCGACCGCCACGGCCGCCGATCCGACCACGGTCGGCTATCACCTCTCGGCGCTCTATTCGCCGGTGGGCTGGATGAGCTGGATGCAGATTGCGAGAAGCTGGGAGGCGGCCCAGGGATCCGACGAGGCGATCAAGGCGTTCCGCAACACCATCCTCGGCGAGACCTGGGTCGAGACCGGGGAAGCGCCGGACTGGCAGCGGCTCTACGACCGCCGCGAGGCGTGGAAGCCGGGCACCATTCCGACGGGCGGGCTGTTCCTGACGGCCGGTGCGGATGTGCAGAAGGACCGGATCGAGGTCGATGTCTGGGCCTGGGGGCGCGGGCTGGAAAGTTGGCTCGTCGATCATGTCGTGATCGAGGGCGGGCCCGACCGGCACGATGCGTGGTCGGAACTGACTGCGCTGCTGGATCGAAGCTGGCCACATGAACGCGGCGCGCATCTTCGGATCGCGCGGCTCGCCATCGACACGGGCTACGAGGCCCCGGCGGTTTACTCGTGGGCGCGGGCGCAGGGGTTCGCGCAGGTGTCACCGGTGAAGGGCGTCGAGGGGTTCAACCGCTCGAGCCCGGTGTCCGGCCCGACCTTCGTCGATGCGACCGAAGGCGGCAAACGCCTGCGCCGCGGTGCGCGGCTCTGGACTGTGGCGGTGTCGACCTTCAAGGCCGAGACCTACCGCTTCCTGCGGCTGGAACGGCCGACGGAAGAGGATCGGGCGTCGGGTGCACAATTCCCGCCGGGAAGTGTGCATCTGCCGCACTGGGTCGACAACGAATGGCTGAAGCAATTCGTCGCCGAACAGCTGGTGACGGTGCGCACAAAGCGCGGCTTCGCGAAGCTCGAATGGCAGAAGCTGCGCGAGCGCAATGAGGCGCTGGACTGCCGGGTCTATGCCCGCGCCGCCGCCTGGATTGCGGGCGCGGACCGCTGGCCAGACGAGAAATGGCGCGACCTCGAGGATCAGCTCGGGGCGGCCCCTACCGACAGCGATCCCGCCGGGCAGATCAACCGGCCGGGACAGGCCCCGCAGGGCAAGCGCCGCTCCGACTGGCTCGGACGGCGGGAGGGATGGTTTTGA